The following proteins are co-located in the Vicia villosa cultivar HV-30 ecotype Madison, WI unplaced genomic scaffold, Vvil1.0 ctg.000422F_1_1, whole genome shotgun sequence genome:
- the LOC131628063 gene encoding F-box/kelch-repeat protein At3g23880-like: protein MGLGGSKCGALNDTACSSPEETTTALTSLSLSNSLHAPPLSFDLIEEILCRLSVKHLLQLRCVCKSWNSLISRDSNFANKQLRLSTSNHERHHLIRTPIHSPKEFVLCHSPISSIFGSASTTTVQQVNYSIVEILIKEDYGGMRSSICDGMICFKIGSSSAILCNPSIRKFKKLPPIIFPVPDQSFVQSEFTLLHDRFTNNYKIVALNLLGSNKEVHVHIVGTDCWRRIQDFPGPRLTPMPRGIFLNDSVNWLTYDSASRTRLIVSLDLEKESYQKLLIPAFDVITSFISFGILRGCLSIVFQRNEFSDVWIMKEFGNEKSWTKLVSVPYTKECGVYGYSRALYISKDDQVLVDFFNEKYGLVIYDSINNTFKIPNFQKNIQGEMVTEDVYVESLIWPL from the coding sequence ATGGGATTGGGAGGTAGCAAATGCGGTGCCCTAAATGACACCGCTTGTTCTTCTCCGGAGGAAACAACCACAGCCCTAACATCACTGTCTCTCAGCAATTCCCTTCACGCGCCACCTCTTTCATTCGATCTGATCGAAGAAATACTGTGTCGACTATCCGTGAAACACCTCCTTCAACTCCGCTGCGTCTGCAAATCATGGAATTCTCTTATCTCCCGGGATTCCAACTTCGCCAACAAGCAACTCCGCTTGTCAACCTCTAACCATGAACGCCACCACCTCATCCGAACCCCTATTCATTCCCCAAAGGAGTTCGTTCTATGTCATTCTCCGATCTCCTCTATCTTCGGCTCCGCCTCAACTACCACCGTCCAACAGGTCAACTACTCTATCGTAGAGATTCTTATCAAAGAAGACTATGGTGGTATGAGATCTTCCATTTGTGACGGCATGATATGTTTTAAGATAGGTAGTTCTTCAGCTATATTGTGTAACCCTTCTattagaaaattcaaaaaattgcctCCAATAATATTTCCAGTTCCAGACCAAAGTTTTGTTCAAAGCGAATTTACCTTACTGCATGATCGTTTCACTAATAATTATAAGATTGTTGCTCTTAATCTCCTTGGTAGCAACAAAGAAGTCCATGTTCATATTGTAGGTACCGATTGTTGGCGAAGGATTCAGGACTTTCCAGGTCCTAGACTCACTCCTATGCCTCGGGGAATATTTCTGAATGACTCCGTTAATTGGTTGACATATGATTCGGCCTCTCGCACGCGTCTCATTGTTTCTCTTGATTTGGAGAAAGAGTCCTATCAAAAACTTTTGATTCCTGCCTTTGATGTTATTACGTCTTTTATTAGCTTCGGGATATTGAGGGGCTGTTTGTCAATTGTTTTTCAAAGGAACGAGTTTTCTGATGTTTGGATTATGAAAGAATTTGGAAATGAAAAGTCTTGGACTAAATTGGTAAGCGTTCCTTACACGAAAGAATGTGGTGTTTATGGTTATTCCAGAGCATTATATATTTCAAAGGATGATCAAGTGCTGGTGGATTTTTTTAATGAGAAATATGGTTTGGTGATTTATGATTCCATAAACAATACTTTTAAGATTCCTAATTTTCAGAAAAACATCCAAGGTGAGATGGTGACAGAAGATGTCTATGTTGAGAGCTTGATATGGCCTCTGTAG